The Williamwhitmania taraxaci genome includes a window with the following:
- the nth gene encoding endonuclease III, whose amino-acid sequence MTRKALFEKVIAYFQENMPIAETELHYNNPYELLVAVILSAQCTDKRVNEITPALFRQYPVVAKLAQAEVAEIFEIIRSCSYPNNKAKHLSGMAKMLTTEFNGIMPSDVDELQRLPGVGRKTANVIASVIFNKPALAVDTHVFRVAARIGLTVQARNPLETEQQLVKHIPEKLIPIAHHWLILHGRYVCTARKPQCKDCGLAEICVFYQKNIQNPDQKKK is encoded by the coding sequence ATGACACGGAAAGCCCTTTTCGAGAAGGTAATTGCCTACTTTCAAGAGAATATGCCAATTGCGGAAACCGAACTACATTACAATAACCCATACGAGTTGCTGGTTGCCGTGATTCTATCGGCACAATGCACCGATAAAAGAGTCAACGAGATCACTCCTGCCCTATTCAGGCAGTATCCTGTAGTAGCGAAGTTGGCCCAAGCAGAGGTTGCAGAAATATTCGAAATAATTCGATCCTGCTCATATCCCAACAACAAAGCCAAACACCTTTCGGGAATGGCTAAAATGTTGACAACTGAGTTTAATGGAATTATGCCATCGGATGTGGACGAACTGCAACGATTGCCTGGAGTAGGAAGAAAAACAGCCAATGTGATAGCTTCCGTAATATTTAACAAACCGGCACTTGCTGTAGACACCCATGTATTTAGGGTGGCAGCAAGAATTGGACTAACGGTTCAGGCAAGAAACCCACTAGAAACAGAACAACAGTTAGTCAAGCACATACCCGAAAAACTTATCCCCATAGCCCACCACTGGCTAATCCTTCATGGGCGCTATGTTTGCACTGCCCGAAAACCGCAATGTAAGGATTGTGGCCTAGCAGAGATTTGCGTTTTCTATCAAAAAAACATCCAAAATCCCGATCAAAAAAAGAAATAG
- a CDS encoding PAS domain S-box protein, whose translation MKDNKQKKGEGLTEQELATIVSQISTGISIIQDGKIVFCNDQYAKIIGVTKEALINKSLIEVVHSKDKRLLALILAKDFPEIKDKKRNTLTYRILDSSGTLKWLKSSLSIIEWNGAPALLDSAIDFTTQKLNEAVVFEEERNFRLLYNSIDDLIVIVNSTLHVIQTNSVAIKLLGYKDYEILHKSIDEIHTPEIKNLASELFLNPLLPDRRNIITEISKANGEPLITETSILRGNWSDRPVLFFVSRNITEKINAEKAVKASEEKFHKAFETNPISMAITTKDGGVFIDVNSSFIKTFGYKSKREIIGRTTESIKFYHNEQDNQQILRTLEEEGGFDNRETLLHKANGEIVFALYSGEVINIFGQDCIISAINDITHRKQVENALQERTAQLGSILNNLPFMAWIKNMAGEFLAVNEAFAHHYNRSVEDILGHTDFDFWQRSTAELYKQSDDLIESTKEKLFFESSDIIDGKTVHWETFKSPVFDSEGKIIATTGINRDITEQKESQLEREKNLQWQELLTDFSFTLSVSPVLDQVIEKQLAKIVNLLDLSRSFFMAVSETHIAQIDYEWCAPEVKRRKHVSGHINLEMAARLNIKVTQGEIIVVENVLIDLPEQLQTLLKARETKALLIAPIYRQSDFVGLLCFEDIRTPRVWRKFEKEGLKTIANLLSSALERKQAETLLTKSEKKFREFAEQLPEIVFETNIAGTITYANNQLYKDFYIDREQTKINLSELISPKDHPRFESIFKEAILKMNSPIGEFNAVSSAQNEFPILLHLSPLMEDDQCKGTRGLLINISEQKKQENEILKAKETAEKASKAKEEFLSVMSHEIRTPLNAVIGLSNLMLQESPRKDQEENLETLLSSAYSLLALINDILDFSKIEAGKVTIEMQPFNIFEFVRDIAKRFELTAQHRGIDLITMIDPDLPKVLISDPFRLNQIITNLVGNGIKFTNDGAVTIEIKPLKQSKQNILVQFSIKDTGIGIRKEKQSEIFKEFTQADAAITRKYGGTGLGLAICKRLVSLLGGEIQLKSTPETGSVFFFNLWLEIEKTPHTIIPKEKIIEPTFPRDGEQPLQGFSVLVVEDNEINKLIVKKFLIKWGAEFHHAENGQIAVEMANENYYNLILMDIEMPVMGGYEATQMIRSGKSKCKTIPIIALTASALPDIQKRILEAGMNDYLLKPFNPNNLRHKISEWVRKQ comes from the coding sequence ATGAAGGACAATAAGCAAAAAAAAGGCGAAGGCCTAACGGAGCAAGAACTGGCAACCATTGTAAGCCAAATATCTACCGGAATTTCTATCATTCAGGATGGGAAGATTGTTTTCTGTAATGATCAATATGCCAAAATTATTGGGGTAACCAAGGAAGCGCTCATCAATAAATCCCTGATTGAAGTAGTTCATTCGAAGGATAAGAGGCTACTTGCGCTCATCTTGGCAAAAGATTTCCCGGAAATTAAGGATAAGAAGAGAAACACCCTAACCTACCGAATACTTGACAGTAGCGGAACATTAAAATGGTTGAAGTCGAGCCTCTCTATAATCGAGTGGAATGGAGCGCCAGCGCTATTGGATAGTGCTATTGACTTTACAACTCAAAAGTTAAACGAAGCGGTGGTGTTCGAGGAAGAAAGAAACTTCCGACTTCTATATAACAGCATCGATGATTTGATTGTCATCGTAAACAGCACGCTTCATGTAATTCAAACCAATAGCGTAGCCATAAAACTACTGGGTTACAAGGATTATGAAATTCTCCACAAAAGCATAGACGAAATACACACGCCTGAAATAAAAAATCTTGCAAGCGAACTATTTCTGAATCCATTACTACCCGACAGACGAAATATCATTACAGAAATCTCCAAGGCCAACGGAGAACCCTTAATCACTGAAACCTCTATTTTAAGGGGCAATTGGAGCGATCGCCCAGTGCTGTTTTTTGTCAGCCGAAACATTACCGAAAAAATCAATGCAGAAAAAGCAGTAAAGGCGTCGGAAGAAAAATTTCACAAAGCATTTGAGACAAACCCCATCAGTATGGCCATTACAACCAAAGATGGAGGAGTCTTTATCGATGTAAACAGCAGCTTTATAAAAACATTTGGATACAAAAGCAAGCGCGAAATCATAGGAAGAACCACAGAGAGCATCAAGTTTTATCATAACGAACAAGATAACCAACAAATACTTAGAACTCTTGAAGAAGAAGGTGGATTTGATAACCGGGAAACACTCTTGCATAAGGCCAACGGGGAAATAGTTTTTGCCCTATATTCTGGGGAAGTAATAAATATCTTCGGCCAAGACTGTATCATATCCGCTATTAACGACATTACCCACCGAAAACAAGTAGAAAATGCGCTTCAGGAAAGGACTGCTCAGCTGGGCTCGATACTGAATAACCTTCCATTCATGGCGTGGATAAAAAATATGGCAGGAGAATTTCTTGCCGTTAACGAAGCATTCGCACACCACTACAATCGCAGTGTTGAGGATATCCTTGGCCATACCGATTTTGATTTCTGGCAAAGGAGCACTGCAGAACTCTATAAGCAGAGCGACGACCTGATTGAATCAACTAAAGAAAAACTGTTTTTTGAAAGTTCGGACATAATCGACGGAAAGACCGTCCACTGGGAAACCTTCAAGTCACCAGTTTTCGATTCTGAAGGCAAAATAATTGCAACAACTGGCATTAATCGCGATATAACTGAGCAAAAAGAATCTCAACTAGAACGAGAGAAAAACCTTCAATGGCAGGAGTTACTCACGGACTTCTCGTTTACCCTTTCCGTTTCACCTGTGCTTGACCAGGTAATCGAGAAGCAGTTGGCGAAAATTGTGAACCTACTCGACCTTTCCCGGAGTTTTTTCATGGCAGTATCGGAAACGCACATTGCTCAAATCGATTATGAGTGGTGTGCTCCCGAAGTAAAACGACGGAAGCACGTTTCGGGCCACATAAACTTAGAAATGGCTGCGCGCCTCAATATCAAAGTAACTCAAGGCGAAATTATTGTCGTTGAAAACGTATTAATCGATTTACCGGAACAACTCCAAACACTACTAAAAGCAAGAGAAACGAAGGCTTTGCTCATTGCCCCAATTTATCGCCAATCCGACTTTGTTGGGTTACTCTGTTTTGAAGATATTCGAACGCCCAGAGTTTGGAGGAAATTTGAGAAAGAAGGCTTAAAAACGATTGCCAACTTACTTTCCTCTGCCTTGGAGCGAAAACAAGCAGAAACCCTGCTTACTAAAAGCGAAAAGAAATTCAGAGAATTTGCAGAACAATTGCCAGAAATTGTTTTTGAGACAAATATTGCAGGCACTATCACTTATGCCAACAACCAACTATACAAGGATTTTTACATTGATCGGGAGCAAACAAAAATAAATCTCAGCGAGCTTATAAGCCCAAAAGATCATCCGAGATTCGAGAGCATTTTCAAAGAGGCTATTCTAAAAATGAACTCTCCAATCGGCGAGTTCAACGCAGTGAGTTCCGCCCAAAATGAGTTTCCAATTCTACTCCACTTAAGTCCGCTCATGGAGGACGATCAGTGTAAAGGAACTCGTGGACTGCTCATCAATATCTCGGAACAGAAAAAACAAGAAAATGAAATACTTAAAGCCAAGGAGACAGCCGAAAAAGCATCAAAAGCAAAGGAAGAGTTTTTGTCGGTGATGAGCCATGAAATACGTACCCCTTTAAATGCGGTAATAGGGCTATCGAATCTGATGCTTCAGGAATCCCCAAGAAAAGACCAAGAGGAAAACCTTGAAACGCTGCTCAGTTCGGCCTATAGCCTCCTTGCACTAATAAACGACATTCTCGATTTCTCGAAGATTGAAGCCGGTAAGGTTACCATCGAAATGCAACCCTTCAATATCTTTGAATTTGTCCGCGATATTGCAAAGCGATTTGAACTAACGGCCCAACACCGTGGAATCGATCTCATAACAATGATTGATCCTGACCTACCAAAAGTATTGATAAGCGATCCATTCCGACTAAACCAAATCATAACCAACCTTGTGGGGAATGGAATAAAATTCACTAACGATGGAGCCGTTACAATTGAAATTAAGCCACTCAAACAGAGTAAGCAGAACATCCTTGTTCAATTCTCCATTAAGGATACTGGGATTGGAATCAGAAAAGAAAAACAGTCTGAAATATTCAAAGAATTCACTCAAGCAGATGCTGCAATTACCCGAAAATATGGAGGAACTGGTTTGGGGCTTGCCATTTGCAAACGCTTGGTAAGCCTATTGGGAGGAGAGATTCAGCTGAAGAGTACACCAGAAACAGGTAGTGTTTTCTTCTTCAATCTTTGGCTCGAAATTGAAAAAACCCCACACACAATTATTCCAAAAGAAAAAATCATAGAACCCACCTTTCCCCGCGATGGGGAACAGCCTCTTCAAGGATTCAGCGTTTTAGTGGTCGAAGACAACGAGATAAACAAGCTTATTGTGAAAAAATTCTTGATTAAGTGGGGCGCAGAATTCCACCATGCCGAGAATGGACAAATAGCGGTAGAGATGGCAAACGAGAACTACTACAACTTGATTCTAATGGACATTGAAATGCCCGTAATGGGTGGATACGAAGCCACCCAAATGATCCGCAGTGGAAAATCAAAATGCAAAACCATCCCAATCATTGCCCTTACAGCATCGGCACTTCCCGATATTCAAAAACGCATTTTGGAAGCTGGAATGAATGATTACTTGCTTAAGCCTTTCAACCCGAATAACCTTCGACATAAAATCTCAGAATGGGTAAGAAAACAATAG
- a CDS encoding TlpA family protein disulfide reductase, producing MIRLITIGFFLQFSAFCALGQTITFTVKESPIPKAYLFLNHGNNTERVDSAMLEDGGRYVFTENKNRVSGEYTLSLPGKGEIKFIYAGTDVDAIGNFKNLEESIEYLTSDDNQAYGAFLMAKKLYEKKKELLEKIEVLYPDSSLQRKIFRKEIKTAEQEFWLGSQQIAKNNPTLLASTIIKATIGKKSADKITSEAAATWTKEHFWDGINLSDPRLEFTEIGGSLIWNYLELYFDNSLNKEDQETEFKKALNRSFGRSDIAENLVIFWANELFKVFSETDYEGMTAFLWDTFIESNCSTMDKRPLTATDIQKIKQTAVGEKAFDFTFRVKGKKLKLSKVEATYKLVLFWSSWCPHCIIELPHIKEIYETYHPLGFEIIGVSLDYGEKEYSSFLEREQLDWFNYLDPEPYESELSQAYNVTGTPKMVLVDQNLTILSKPATAEQLKSKLKELFKKP from the coding sequence ATGATTCGTCTAATAACTATTGGCTTTTTTCTTCAATTTTCTGCTTTTTGCGCGTTAGGGCAAACCATTACCTTCACTGTTAAAGAAAGCCCAATACCCAAAGCATATTTGTTTTTGAACCATGGGAATAACACCGAGAGAGTAGACTCTGCAATGCTAGAAGACGGAGGGAGATATGTATTCACGGAAAATAAGAATCGAGTTTCCGGCGAATACACCCTTTCACTTCCGGGCAAAGGGGAAATAAAATTCATCTATGCTGGAACAGATGTGGATGCAATCGGCAATTTTAAAAATTTAGAAGAGTCTATTGAATACCTCACCTCTGACGACAATCAAGCATACGGGGCTTTCTTAATGGCCAAAAAACTATATGAGAAGAAAAAAGAGTTGCTCGAGAAAATAGAAGTTTTATACCCCGACAGTAGTCTACAAAGAAAAATATTTCGCAAAGAGATAAAAACAGCGGAACAAGAGTTTTGGTTGGGAAGTCAACAAATTGCTAAAAACAACCCAACACTGCTCGCATCCACCATAATTAAAGCCACTATTGGAAAAAAGTCCGCCGATAAAATCACATCAGAAGCAGCGGCAACTTGGACCAAAGAGCATTTTTGGGATGGAATAAACCTATCCGATCCTCGATTAGAGTTCACCGAGATAGGTGGAAGTCTGATTTGGAATTATCTTGAACTTTATTTTGACAACAGCCTAAACAAGGAAGACCAGGAGACTGAATTTAAGAAAGCATTAAACAGGTCATTTGGGCGATCGGATATTGCTGAGAATCTCGTTATTTTTTGGGCCAATGAACTCTTCAAAGTATTTTCCGAAACCGACTACGAGGGAATGACAGCGTTTCTATGGGATACGTTTATTGAGTCGAACTGCAGCACAATGGATAAGAGACCACTGACAGCCACCGATATTCAAAAGATAAAGCAAACCGCTGTTGGTGAAAAAGCCTTTGACTTTACCTTTCGCGTAAAAGGAAAGAAGTTGAAACTATCCAAAGTAGAGGCCACATACAAATTGGTGCTCTTTTGGTCGAGCTGGTGCCCTCATTGTATTATAGAACTCCCCCACATTAAAGAGATTTACGAAACATACCATCCGCTTGGATTTGAAATCATTGGTGTATCGCTCGACTATGGCGAGAAAGAATACTCAAGTTTTCTTGAACGAGAACAGCTTGATTGGTTCAACTATCTCGATCCGGAACCCTATGAGAGTGAGTTGAGCCAGGCATACAATGTAACCGGAACGCCAAAAATGGTATTGGTAGACCAAAACCTTACCATTCTATCCAAACCAGCTACTGCCGAACAGCTAAAATCGAAACTGAAGGAACTATTCAAGAAACCCTAG
- a CDS encoding YybH family protein, with translation MKTPILITAMAIVVITSCQMQNQSEKREQFKKEIVAAEHAFAQMVKEKGLKEAFSFFAADSAVLNRSDVIHKGKEAISALYSNSSGLQNVTLTWTPDYVDVSSSGDLGYTYGKYQYSGIDSFGKTVVSTGIFHTV, from the coding sequence ATGAAAACGCCCATCCTTATTACAGCAATGGCAATAGTCGTTATAACAAGTTGTCAGATGCAAAATCAAAGCGAAAAAAGAGAGCAATTCAAAAAAGAAATAGTAGCAGCAGAGCATGCTTTTGCACAAATGGTGAAAGAAAAGGGATTAAAAGAGGCCTTTTCCTTTTTTGCTGCCGACAGTGCAGTCCTTAATCGCAGCGACGTTATTCACAAGGGAAAGGAGGCAATAAGCGCACTCTACTCCAATTCCAGTGGGCTTCAAAATGTGACGTTAACCTGGACTCCCGATTATGTAGATGTTTCGTCATCAGGCGACCTAGGATATACCTATGGAAAGTATCAATACTCAGGAATAGACTCTTTTGGAAAAACGGTTGTGAGCACGGGGATATTTCACACGGTATGA
- a CDS encoding carboxylase, whose protein sequence is MARKLLVRDVTLRDGQQSLFATRMTQEQIDRVLPIYREAGFYAMEVWGGAIPDSIMRYLNEDPWERLETIKREIGDVSKLTALSRGRNLFGYNPYPESVIEGFNRNAVKSGISIMRIFDALNDASNIRSTIKYVKENGGIADCTVCYTVDPKFTRKEKFLALLKGKRLPSEIFTIDYFVKMARELEGMGADMITLKDMAGLIPPSKAGKIIRALKSNVSIPIDFHTHCTPGYGLGAFVMALVNGIDILDTAILNFSGGPAAPSFEIIQIFCNKLDIETGVNLDAVVRINKELKVIRQELASVDSYKLFPIDFDITKDKLPANIEKLFDQAVEAAKADDEEALLKACYGIEKYFNFPEPDEVVKFAEVPGGMYTNMLAQLKQLQLENLIPRVMEIIPTVRLAAGCPPLVTPTSQIVGAQAVNCIIDENKGLPFYTSKSIQFVNLVKGSYGKTPIPVDPDFRMKIAGTRDEVPYNTEAYQRQPNPSFPEYGKDIFLAKNEKEELLLELFPAVASKYLEDKIHGLYLEKKLAVDKERAAREEAERERIANMTTEERNQMVTEALLNM, encoded by the coding sequence ATGGCAAGGAAACTTTTAGTGAGGGACGTTACATTGCGCGATGGTCAGCAATCCCTTTTCGCCACTCGAATGACTCAAGAACAAATAGACCGGGTTTTGCCCATATACCGTGAGGCTGGTTTCTATGCAATGGAAGTATGGGGTGGTGCTATTCCCGATTCAATAATGAGGTATCTCAATGAGGATCCATGGGAGCGATTGGAAACCATTAAACGTGAAATTGGAGATGTTTCCAAACTCACAGCGCTTTCACGTGGTCGAAACCTGTTCGGATATAATCCTTATCCGGAGTCTGTTATAGAGGGATTCAACAGGAATGCAGTAAAATCAGGGATTTCTATAATGCGTATTTTTGATGCGCTGAATGATGCTTCTAACATACGAAGTACCATTAAGTATGTCAAGGAGAATGGTGGAATAGCTGATTGCACCGTTTGCTATACCGTAGATCCAAAGTTTACTCGAAAAGAGAAGTTTTTAGCACTGCTAAAAGGAAAGCGATTACCATCAGAGATTTTCACCATCGATTATTTTGTGAAAATGGCTCGTGAATTAGAAGGTATGGGAGCCGATATGATTACCTTGAAGGATATGGCTGGTTTAATTCCTCCCTCCAAGGCTGGGAAAATTATTCGTGCTCTCAAGAGTAATGTTTCTATTCCCATCGATTTCCATACGCACTGCACGCCTGGTTATGGCTTAGGTGCTTTTGTAATGGCGCTTGTTAATGGTATTGACATTCTAGATACTGCAATTCTAAATTTCTCGGGTGGTCCTGCAGCTCCTTCGTTCGAAATCATTCAAATCTTTTGCAACAAACTCGATATTGAAACTGGCGTAAATCTCGATGCTGTTGTTCGAATCAATAAGGAGTTAAAGGTTATTCGTCAAGAGTTGGCTAGCGTGGATAGCTATAAGTTGTTCCCTATCGATTTTGATATTACTAAAGATAAGCTGCCAGCTAATATTGAAAAACTCTTTGATCAGGCAGTTGAGGCAGCGAAGGCTGATGATGAAGAGGCTTTACTAAAAGCCTGTTACGGTATTGAGAAGTATTTTAACTTCCCTGAACCCGATGAGGTTGTTAAGTTTGCCGAAGTACCAGGCGGCATGTATACCAACATGCTCGCTCAGCTTAAGCAGCTGCAGCTGGAAAATTTAATACCGAGGGTAATGGAGATTATTCCAACCGTTCGCTTGGCGGCAGGTTGTCCTCCGCTTGTTACGCCTACTAGTCAAATTGTTGGTGCTCAGGCAGTAAACTGCATTATCGACGAGAACAAGGGGTTGCCGTTCTATACAAGTAAATCAATTCAGTTTGTGAATCTTGTTAAGGGCTCTTATGGCAAAACGCCCATACCAGTGGATCCCGATTTCAGAATGAAGATTGCCGGAACTCGAGACGAAGTGCCCTATAATACTGAGGCTTACCAGCGCCAGCCAAATCCTTCTTTTCCAGAGTATGGCAAGGATATTTTCCTAGCTAAGAACGAAAAGGAAGAGTTGCTTCTGGAACTGTTTCCTGCAGTTGCTTCAAAATACCTTGAAGATAAAATTCACGGATTGTATCTTGAGAAGAAGTTAGCTGTGGATAAGGAGCGTGCTGCACGGGAAGAGGCCGAGCGGGAGCGTATTGCTAATATGACTACCGAAGAGCGCAACCAGATGGTAACTGAAGCGTTGCTGAATATGTAG
- a CDS encoding tetratricopeptide repeat protein: protein MFRFFLAFFASLLVVGSGYSQPVYLESYFQALNSVNEKRFGEALEFLNQSKASGLPELDSYLFLGNLYLEKGSLDEAEANFRLADAQKPGIGSYGLAKVCALTQRDSIACIWLLRSLNSSYKLPQNIYLRDNALTRLESSLYWKNLWNGDYYSKNEQFEADLDYLVSKENYGEALDLLNEKGAKHRLPHRQQAILARIYYLQQSYSASVENYSQAIKRSSRNSDYLSGRAKAYLMVGKFGKALDDIQQALDIDHLNLEFYFIKAKANAGIGNADQSRSDFNLFLKAYGDHPDAIFEYVELLQQGGFNMEALRQINRCILLKPDVAKYYLSRATIYMKTNSYKYAVDDYAMVLDLDPPKASIYLQKGYARSAMGDEQGACIDYKKAASMGNLDAQSMVARNCR, encoded by the coding sequence ATGTTCCGTTTCTTTCTTGCCTTTTTTGCTTCGCTACTTGTAGTTGGCAGCGGTTATTCGCAGCCAGTTTATTTAGAATCTTATTTTCAAGCGCTAAATTCGGTGAATGAAAAGAGATTTGGTGAGGCGCTAGAATTCCTTAACCAGTCAAAAGCGAGTGGATTACCCGAATTGGATAGCTATCTATTTCTTGGAAATCTTTATTTAGAAAAAGGCTCACTCGATGAGGCTGAAGCCAATTTTCGACTGGCCGATGCACAAAAGCCTGGCATTGGTTCTTACGGCTTAGCCAAGGTATGTGCGCTTACCCAGCGCGATTCTATCGCTTGCATTTGGTTGCTCCGCTCTTTGAACTCGTCGTACAAATTACCCCAAAACATTTACTTACGCGATAATGCCCTAACGCGACTCGAAAGTTCGTTGTATTGGAAGAACCTTTGGAATGGTGATTACTATTCGAAAAACGAACAGTTTGAGGCTGATTTGGATTATCTGGTTTCGAAGGAGAACTACGGAGAGGCCCTCGATTTGCTAAACGAAAAGGGTGCCAAGCATCGTTTACCTCATCGGCAGCAGGCTATTCTTGCCCGAATATACTACCTGCAACAATCGTATTCCGCGTCTGTAGAGAACTATTCCCAGGCCATCAAACGATCATCTCGGAACTCCGATTACCTGAGTGGGCGAGCAAAGGCCTACCTCATGGTTGGCAAATTCGGAAAAGCACTGGACGATATCCAGCAAGCGCTCGATATAGATCATTTAAATTTGGAGTTCTACTTCATAAAGGCCAAGGCTAATGCCGGTATTGGAAACGCCGATCAAAGCCGATCCGATTTCAACCTTTTTCTTAAAGCGTACGGCGATCATCCCGATGCTATCTTTGAATACGTCGAGTTGCTTCAACAGGGCGGCTTCAACATGGAGGCTTTGCGGCAGATTAACCGCTGTATCCTACTCAAACCCGATGTTGCTAAATACTACTTATCGAGGGCCACAATCTATATGAAAACCAACAGTTACAAATACGCGGTTGATGATTATGCCATGGTGCTCGATTTGGATCCTCCTAAGGCCTCCATCTATCTTCAAAAAGGATATGCCCGTTCTGCAATGGGCGATGAGCAGGGTGCCTGCATCGATTATAAAAAAGCTGCATCTATGGGTAACCTCGATGCCCAAAGCATGGTAGCTCGAAATTGCCGATAA